Proteins encoded together in one Streptomyces sp. TLI_171 window:
- a CDS encoding DUF3090 domain-containing protein, which produces MSRQVHFYDQPERFVAGTVGQPGARAFYLQASSRGRITSVLLEKTQVAALAERIEEVLDEALRRSGGDAPIPAVAPVDLLDTAPLDLPLEQEFRVGTMALAWDAREECLVVEAQAFVEESEEENEAEVFDDENGPDMLRVRLSGAMARVFAKRALDLVAAGRKPCPFCNLPLDPEGHLCPRANGYRR; this is translated from the coding sequence GTGTCCCGTCAGGTCCACTTCTACGACCAGCCCGAGCGGTTCGTGGCCGGCACCGTCGGCCAGCCCGGCGCCCGGGCGTTCTACCTGCAGGCGTCCTCGCGCGGCCGGATCACCAGCGTGCTGCTGGAGAAGACCCAGGTCGCCGCGCTCGCCGAGCGCATCGAGGAGGTCCTCGACGAGGCGCTGCGACGCAGCGGCGGCGACGCCCCGATCCCGGCCGTCGCCCCCGTCGACCTGCTCGACACCGCGCCGCTCGACCTGCCGCTGGAGCAGGAGTTCCGGGTCGGCACCATGGCGCTCGCCTGGGACGCCCGCGAGGAGTGCCTGGTGGTCGAGGCGCAGGCGTTCGTGGAGGAGTCCGAGGAGGAGAACGAGGCCGAGGTCTTCGACGACGAGAACGGGCCCGACATGCTCCGGGTGCGGCTCAGCGGCGCGATGGCCCGGGTGTTCGCCAAGCGCGCGCTCGACCTGGTCGCCGCCGGCCGCAAGCCCTGCCCGTTCTGCAACCTCCCGCTCGACCCCGAGGGCCACCTGTGCCCGCGCGCGAACGGCTACCGGCGCTGA
- a CDS encoding histidine phosphatase family protein, with product MPTLLLVRHGRSTANSAGILAGWTPGVDLDETGRAQAAALPGRLAGLPIARLVSSPLERCGQTLEPLVAARPELAAPELDERLGECHYGEWTGRPLSELADEPLWRTVQDHASGAAFPGGESLRALSHRTVDAVREWNDKVAVDHGPDALWVAATHGDVIKAIVADALGLHLDHFQRISVEPCSVTAIRYTPNRPYLLRLGDTGDLGSLAPRPHGRSKGDDAVVGGETGTD from the coding sequence ATGCCCACCCTGCTGCTCGTGCGCCACGGCCGTTCCACCGCCAACTCGGCCGGAATCCTGGCCGGCTGGACCCCCGGGGTCGACCTGGACGAGACCGGCCGCGCCCAGGCCGCAGCCCTGCCCGGTCGGCTGGCCGGGCTGCCGATCGCCCGGCTGGTCAGCAGCCCGCTGGAGCGCTGCGGGCAGACCCTGGAGCCGCTCGTCGCCGCCCGGCCCGAGCTGGCAGCGCCCGAACTGGACGAGCGGCTCGGCGAGTGCCACTACGGCGAGTGGACCGGCCGGCCGCTGTCCGAGCTGGCGGACGAGCCGCTCTGGCGCACCGTCCAGGACCACGCCTCGGGCGCCGCGTTCCCCGGCGGCGAGTCGCTGCGCGCGCTCAGCCACCGCACCGTGGACGCGGTGCGCGAGTGGAACGACAAGGTCGCCGTCGACCACGGGCCGGACGCGCTCTGGGTGGCCGCGACCCACGGCGACGTGATCAAGGCGATCGTCGCGGACGCGCTCGGTCTGCACCTCGACCACTTCCAGCGGATCTCGGTCGAACCGTGCTCGGTCACCGCCATCCGATACACCCCGAACCGCCCCTACCTGCTGCGGCTCGGCGACACCGGCGACCTCGGCTCGCTCGCCCCGCGCCCGCACGGCCGCTCGAAGGGCGACGACGCGGTGGTCGGCGGCGAGACCGGCACCGACTGA